CGAAATACGCGAACATTCCGCAAGCCAATCGTGGACACTGCGAGTCGATCCGCTTGGGATTCAGACGCTGCTGGCGATGCCCGATGGCGACGGTTGGGTGGTGACCACCTCGCCGAATTGGTTGCGACAATTTGTGGCAAGACGGCTCGCACTCACCTCCGTTGGCATGCATCAACTGTTGGCGTTTGGTTTCTCACCCGCTGGGACTACCCCCTTTGCCGAGGTCATCCGCGTTCCACCGGGTGGACAGATCGAGTTACAGCCGTCGCAATCGCCGCAAGTGCAAGCTGGGGAATCGTTTCGGGAGTCGATCGACCCCGAATGGGACAGCCTCGAAACGGCGATTCCGCAGATGCAAACGCTGTTGGAGCAAGCCGTCCTTCAACGAATCAATGGTCAACCGACAGTCGGGTTGTATCTTTCCGGCGGCCTCGATTCGTCTGCGGTGGCGGTCACGCTGCGGAATTTGGGCATCCGCACTCAGGCATTCACGCTCGATTTTGGCGAGGCGAGCGTGGAACGAGACGACGCGGAATGCATCGCCGCGCATCTCGGCATTCCAATTGAGCGCGTGCCGGTGAACGCCGAATCGATCGCCGCGATTCTGCCGGAACTGGTTGCAGGACTTGAGCTTCCGTTCGGGGATGCTGTCACGGGACCGCAATGGTTTCTGGGGCAAGCCGCACGCCAATTCGGGCTTTGCGACGTGTTCAATGGCGAAGGCGGGGACCAACTGCTGGGCGGTTGGACCAACAAGCCGATGATCGCCGCCGAACTATATGGCCAACTTTCGCGAGAAGATGCGTATTTGCAGGCATTCCATCGCTTTCTCGGACTCGAGGATCGATTCTACACGCCGGAATTTCTCGCCGATTTGGGCAGCGCTCGCGATTGCCGACCGGTGTTGGCACAATGGGTGCATGCGGAAACGGCCACGACGTTTCTGCATCGCATGCGACTCACCGATCTGATGGTCAAAGGTTGCGGCAACATTCTGCCTCGCATGCACGCCATCGGCAATGCACTGGGGCTTCGCGTTCATGCGCCGTTGATGGATCGCACCTTCACGCAATTTGCATTGTCGATTCCGCCCGGCATGAAGTTGCGTGGCGCCACCGAAAAAGTTATCCTAAGGCAATGGTTACAACAATCGCTTCCGGAACGCATCACCCAACGGCGAAAAACCGGAATGTGTGTGCCGATCACGTGGTGGTTACTGGCGGAAAAAAGCGAGTGGTGGCGGGAGTTGCTACTCGGCCGCGAAAGCCGATTGCTTCGCGGCTGGTTGCGACGCGACGCCTTGGAACGGTTGTGCGCCGGCATGAACGAACCGAATGAAGTGCGGATTCGTCGCGTTGGCGAGCGACTTTGGACGTTGATTCAGTTGGAATGGTGGCTGCGTCAAGGTCAGGAACGATCTCCCTGGGAGCGATCCGAATGAAGTGCATTCGCTGCGGTCACGATAGCAACTATCCTCAACGATCGAATCGAACCTGCCCCAAATGTCAGGGGAAATTCGCCTTCGAACCACGGGAAGGCGATCCGATTTCGGATGCCGGATTTGAACAGGCCATTCGCACGGTCAGCAGCGATGGCAGTATCGCATTCCTGGAAGATCACCTGTATTACGATGTTTGCCGTCGCAAAGCGCGAAAGGCTACCTCGATTGTCGTGCTGATCATTTTGGGAGCGATCATCGCAGGCATCACCGCCTTTGCCACCGCGAAGGGGCACCCCCATCTGATCGTCATCGCCGTCATTCCGCTGGCGATTCTGGCAATCGGCTTGCTCTCCCGAGTCCGGGCCCGCTACTTGTCGCTGACGCCCACCGCATTCGAGCTATTGTTGCAGCGTTGGTGCGACACCCACGGTCGACCGGAACGGTTGATCCGCTCGCCAATGCTGGCGGAGACGGCCCCGCAATTGGAAACCGACATCGCCGACTATTCGTTTGATCGCGCGGTGATCTGCGATCGGCCCGACACGGTCGATTTTCTCATCGCCAATCAGTTCCATTTTGAGAACAATTGTGCGGTGCTCACCGTGGATGGGTATCCATCGGGTCCGTTCAAACTCATTCGCGGCATGTTGCAACAAAATCCCGAGTTGCAGGTCGTCACGCTCCACGATTGCACACCGGAAGGTTGCGCACTCGCGCATCGCATTGCGACCGATCCCGAATGGTTTGGCGGTCGCAAACTTCGCATTCTCGATCTCGGACTGCGGCCCGATCAGGCGATGGCATTTTCCGGTTCATTCAGTGCAGCGATTCCGGCGGAGGAAATGCAACCGCCTGCGATTCGGCCCCATGAGGCGAAGTGGTTGAACGACTTCAGTTTAGGGCTAGCGGTCATTCGCCCGGAAGCGATGCTGAAGCGCGTGTTCCAAGCGATCAATCGCAATGCTGCGCAACCGTCCACCGAGGCGACTGCGGAGGCTGCCGGCGCGAGCGCACCGATGCCGTGGATCATTCCGTTGGGGGGCGGTGGCTCGGGTTCGGGCAACGATTCGGTCGTCGAATTCGATCAGCAATCGTTGATGCAAGACAAAGTTCGTGACGGTGACGATTTAATCGACGGACTCGGAGTCGACTCCTTTGGCTGATCTCGAATTCCCCACCGTGCAATTGGAACCAGGGACGCTCCGGACGCCGGCGCTCCGCTCCCGAATCGTCCCCGGAATCGGCATCGACGCCGCGCCGCTTCAGGTGGATTGCGACCATTGCACGATTCACGGGCGGCCGTTGGTTTCGCAACATGATTGGCAGGAAGTCCTGTCCAGCGGCCAACTTGGGGCGGTGACGGGTGCATTCGCAATCGTTTGGCGGCACAAGGGCGAGACGTGGCTGGCCCGAGATGCGCTCGGCGAACGGACACTCTACTTTCATCACGCGCCGGATGGGGTAATCGCGGGGTCCACGATTCGCGATTTGCTGCAATCTGCGAATGTTCCCCGGCAATTGTCCATCGATGCCATCGCAACCTATTTGATCGATGCGTATCTGCCCGGTCGGCTGACCATGATCGCGGGCATCGAGGAAGTTCTGCCCGGCGAACTGGTGCGAATCCCCGCCAATGGCCCCATCGCACGCACGCAGATCTGGGAAATTCCACCCGAACCGCGCGAGTTTTCCAGCGAATCGACTCAAGTGCTGGAGTTGCGTCGCTCGTTGGATCAGGCAATCCGGCGCTGCTTACCGGATGATTGTTCGCTGCCCATCGCGGCATCGCTCTCGGGCGGGTTGGACTCATCGCTGGTGTTGGGGTTGGCCTGCCGAGCGCGACCGGGCGAGATCGCATCGTATTCGATCAGTTTCGGCACCCAATACGCCAATGAATTGCCGTTTAGTTCACTCATGGCGGCGCATTGCGGAAGTCGTCACACCATTGTCGAATTCACGCCGGAATCCATCGCAGACGGTATCGCCCCGACGATGGCCGCGCTATCCGACCCGATCGGCGACCCATTAACGGTGCCGAATGCGTTACTGTTTCGCTATGTCAGTGCCACATCGTCCGTGATGCTCAACGGCGAAGGCGGCGATCCCTGTTTTGGTGGGCCGAAGAATCTGCCGATGGTGCTTTCGGAGTTGTACGGGCCGCCCACGATTCGCCACAAGATTCAAAGCTATTTCCGATCGCATTTGAAATGTTTTGATGATCTCCCGGCCATGTTGCACTCGCGGATTCGGGACCGATATTCGCAGGAACGGCTCGAAGCCAGTCTGCTCCCACATTTTGAAAATCCGCGCTATCAAACCCTGATCACGCGGCTGCAGGCGATGAATATTCAACTCAAAGGCGGACACCACATTCTGCCGAAGGTGGATGCGCTCAGCCGAATGAGTGGCATGTTGGCGCGGTCGCCATTGTTTGACCGCGACGTGGTGGAGATGTCGTTTCGCATTCCTGCCCAGGGAAAGTTGCACGGAAGCGTTGAGAAGTGGCGGCTCAAGCAAGCCGTCAGCGATGTCGTTCCCGAGGCGATTCGCAAACGGCCCAAAAGCGGAATGCTCGTGCCAGTCGAAGGGTGGTTTCAAGGGCCACTCTTGCCAATCGCCAAGCAATGGTTGCTGGATGGGCTGGCGAAGCGAGACATCATCGATCGCACGTATCTGGAGCGCTTGTTGAGCCACCAACTTGGCGGCCCGCGCCCGCGACATGGGGTGAAAATCTGGCTGCTTGTCGCGCTGGAAGCCTGGATTCAGACGCACCTGGGCGATGGACCTATTTCGGTGGTTTGACCGGGTCGCGCATCGTCTCCAGGTCCACGGTCGATCCGTTTTCTTGAAGATTGCGCAGATACCGTTGGAAATCGGCTTCGATGCGATCGATTGGCTGTTGCAATAATTTTTCGAATGCGACAATGCGATCGGTCTTGCCTTCGCTCGCGATGAATGCTTCGAGTGCGGCAGCTCCCAATAAGCGTTTCTCGAATGTCAGATAGAAGGCCAATCCCCAACTGGTCAGATAGTAGCGATCTGAGGCGGCAGCCTCATCGGCGTGC
This DNA window, taken from Tuwongella immobilis, encodes the following:
- a CDS encoding asparagine synthetase B family protein, whose translation is MADLEFPTVQLEPGTLRTPALRSRIVPGIGIDAAPLQVDCDHCTIHGRPLVSQHDWQEVLSSGQLGAVTGAFAIVWRHKGETWLARDALGERTLYFHHAPDGVIAGSTIRDLLQSANVPRQLSIDAIATYLIDAYLPGRLTMIAGIEEVLPGELVRIPANGPIARTQIWEIPPEPREFSSESTQVLELRRSLDQAIRRCLPDDCSLPIAASLSGGLDSSLVLGLACRARPGEIASYSISFGTQYANELPFSSLMAAHCGSRHTIVEFTPESIADGIAPTMAALSDPIGDPLTVPNALLFRYVSATSSVMLNGEGGDPCFGGPKNLPMVLSELYGPPTIRHKIQSYFRSHLKCFDDLPAMLHSRIRDRYSQERLEASLLPHFENPRYQTLITRLQAMNIQLKGGHHILPKVDALSRMSGMLARSPLFDRDVVEMSFRIPAQGKLHGSVEKWRLKQAVSDVVPEAIRKRPKSGMLVPVEGWFQGPLLPIAKQWLLDGLAKRDIIDRTYLERLLSHQLGGPRPRHGVKIWLLVALEAWIQTHLGDGPISVV
- a CDS encoding asparagine synthetase B family protein, with the protein product MNRLIAKLGRLSPVGEQRWAACIAQDAPPTRSVLRAHAEIHAWGRDCFSTAGPVDPVVGIGWQLHSSATTDLPDGVYAEIREHSASQSWTLRVDPLGIQTLLAMPDGDGWVVTTSPNWLRQFVARRLALTSVGMHQLLAFGFSPAGTTPFAEVIRVPPGGQIELQPSQSPQVQAGESFRESIDPEWDSLETAIPQMQTLLEQAVLQRINGQPTVGLYLSGGLDSSAVAVTLRNLGIRTQAFTLDFGEASVERDDAECIAAHLGIPIERVPVNAESIAAILPELVAGLELPFGDAVTGPQWFLGQAARQFGLCDVFNGEGGDQLLGGWTNKPMIAAELYGQLSREDAYLQAFHRFLGLEDRFYTPEFLADLGSARDCRPVLAQWVHAETATTFLHRMRLTDLMVKGCGNILPRMHAIGNALGLRVHAPLMDRTFTQFALSIPPGMKLRGATEKVILRQWLQQSLPERITQRRKTGMCVPITWWLLAEKSEWWRELLLGRESRLLRGWLRRDALERLCAGMNEPNEVRIRRVGERLWTLIQLEWWLRQGQERSPWERSE
- a CDS encoding toprim domain-containing protein, whose product is MKCIRCGHDSNYPQRSNRTCPKCQGKFAFEPREGDPISDAGFEQAIRTVSSDGSIAFLEDHLYYDVCRRKARKATSIVVLIILGAIIAGITAFATAKGHPHLIVIAVIPLAILAIGLLSRVRARYLSLTPTAFELLLQRWCDTHGRPERLIRSPMLAETAPQLETDIADYSFDRAVICDRPDTVDFLIANQFHFENNCAVLTVDGYPSGPFKLIRGMLQQNPELQVVTLHDCTPEGCALAHRIATDPEWFGGRKLRILDLGLRPDQAMAFSGSFSAAIPAEEMQPPAIRPHEAKWLNDFSLGLAVIRPEAMLKRVFQAINRNAAQPSTEATAEAAGASAPMPWIIPLGGGGSGSGNDSVVEFDQQSLMQDKVRDGDDLIDGLGVDSFG